Genomic DNA from Salvia miltiorrhiza cultivar Shanhuang (shh) chromosome 1, IMPLAD_Smil_shh, whole genome shotgun sequence:
AAAGTTATACACTATTAATATGTGATGCACAACTCAAAATCTTATCACTCACGGATGGATGGATGGGAATAGATAAAAAATATGTGATGCACATTTGGTCTTTTGCTTAAATCCCCTTTTCAAATGGAAACAATTATATATCCTTTTCAATCAATTTCTGAAAATTATAAACCTCCAAAAAATTTAATACAATTGATTAACCAATTATTGTTCTGCGATTATCGCGATACCGAACCATTAAATATTGCAAATTCAATTTCACAATGACTTCCTCTAATGATCAATGTTAACATACATGGGTGTGATTCAATTTCGCTTACCATTAAATATTGCgaatttaatttatccatgaaaaatggaaaaaaaaaaaaaaaatacatgtgaTACACATTTAGTCTTATGGTTAAGTCAAAGTCTAGTGCATGTCGTGTAAGTAACAATTATATTTCCCTTtcaatcgatttttgaaaattatcacattcaaaaaaatactaattgaaagcaattttccatatagaaaatgtcatttttgaaaattatcacattcaaaaaaatactaattgaAAGCAATTTTCCATGTAGAAAATGTCATTGTGGGCTCCCCAATAATTTGTttataattaagaaatttaattattcatttttcattCCATAGGTGTGAGAGATCCTATTACGAATCATAGTTCCCCCAACTCAAAGAAGAGAGTGATATTGCACCACAAATCAAACATCTCAGCTTCAAAAGAGgtggaataattttttttttttaaatgaagtgtaatattttctcaagaaaagaaaaaagaaaacagactCTAATATTTCCGTTACATGAAATTTCATGAGTTTTCTTCTTTGCCCAAATCACACTCCAATATTGAGAGCATAAATAATGACTTGCATTGACTTCCAAAAACTGTGGAAAATTTACATTCTGCAATTCTCAGTCTCCAAAACTCTAGGCTCACAAGAAGTgttttagatttgaatataaatggCATTTGTAGGCTTCTTGTTTTCTCACACAATTAGCACTCACAATATGGATACATTTTCCACCCTTCTTTTGCTTCTCATATTGTTTTCTTGTGTTAGCCTCTCTGCTGCACACAACATAACTCAATTCAAAAGTGATGAATCTATACTTCATGCcttaaaatcccacatcacttCAGATCCTTTCAATAtgttgaaaaataattggacGAGTGGAACCTCGTTTTGCACGTGGAGAGGAGTTACTTGTGATTCACGTCGTAGCAGGGTCACTAAATTAAATATCTCTAATATGGGACTTGAAGGAAGCATTGCACAGGAAATTGGAAATCTTTCTTCACTCGCTTATCTTGATATGAGTGGAAACTCTTTTCATGGTTGTATTCCTCTCTatccatttttaaatttttagttagtagaatctatttatttatacgGTAACTTTATCAGGTCGGCTACCAAAGGACATTTGCAGTCACAATAAccttcaaagactcaaactacttGACTTGTCGTCTAACAAATTGCAAGGAGATATACCGTCAAGTTTGTACCAATGTCCACAACTTGAAACTATCGACTTGTCATTCAACAGCTTTGGTGGATATGTGCCTGCACAAATTTCGAATATCacactgcttaaggaattagaCCTTGGTGTGAACAATTTGAGAGGTATATATGTTCTTATCTCtatactgcttaaggaatttgATCCCTTACTAtttcatttctattgataaTCCAGAAATTGGTTGATAATGTCATTCGGTTTAATCGTAGATTTTGGGGTAAATGGCAAAGCTACGGCTCTTGCGTCTAATGATATTCTGCAGTTCCTCAGTAACATGATGAATACATAGCTAagcaatttatttattcttttctcattttacttTCAACTTTATTAATACTAATTCTTTATTCAGATGCTCAATCTAACAATAAAATCGGGCATACACCTAAATCTAGATTTGATATATTATAGTCTCCAAATATAAAAAACTAGTGAGTATTTTGACgtggaattattttaaattgtaatttaaattaagttatagtattatttttcgtATAATGCTATTATCTAAGCtgatttgtgagattatatCGGCTGGAGTTTGTAAAATTTGGtcacaatacacttaacaaaaacttaacaaaattcttaaaatttgtgccgaAGCTATTTaggtacatatttttttttgcgTACGGATGGTGTATTTTATACCATAATACTTTATCAGGCCGCCTACCAAAAGACATTTGCTCAAATAATAACCTTCAACGACTCAAACTACTTAACCTATGGGCGAACGAATTGGAGGGAGATATACCATTGAGTTTGGGTCAATGTACACAACTTGAGAGTATTGACTTGTCATCCAACAACTTTGGTGGAAATGTCCCTCGAGAAATTGGGAACATCACACAGCTTAAGGAATTACGCCTTAGGTGGAACAATTTGAAAGGTATGCTCTTGtctttatactaataatttaacttgaatagaaaaaatattaatttatttaacttattttttaaaataaaaataaaatttagttattttattatattctcaacattgtagttttttataattttttgtaacttttttagttttattaaaaaataaattaaaaataaaagatgcaagaaaaataactacaatatagATAATACAATAAAACAACTAAAttctattaaattaattgaaattttttctATTCAACTAAATTATGGGTGACCATAATGTGGatacatagatttattgaatCTAATAACCATTATATAGGTTCAACAAGTTTTGAAAGATCACGTTAAGtactcaaaatatcacaagagatacatacatacattcatttaatttcatatagtTGGACAATCTtaatttacatttcataattgataagatgtatggatatttttattttcattatttgaatttttttagtcCCACCCTTGTAATGGGATATTAGCTCACGTAATAGTATTTATGAAGGTCTTGAGATATCCTAAAATCttacttatgttatttttatttatctaagaTAATCGTAaacaataattttgtttataacACAATTTCACAGGTGCTATTCCAAAAGAGATTGTCTATCTTAATAATTTAGAGATATTAGACATGAGTGGCAACAATCTTAGTGGACCATTTCCACGACAAATTTTGAACATCACAAGTCTCCGTCAACTATACCTCAGCAGCACCTCTTTAAATGGTATGTCTGCACTACTCTTCAAGCCAAAACTTTAGTGAAAGAGTTTGGTATATCGTAACTAACCATGAGAATTGGAAATAATATGTGATACACATTTAGTCTTATGCTTAAGTCAAAGTCTATTGCCCGTCGTGTAAGAGATGAATATTATATTTCCCTTtcaatcgatttttgaaaatcttcACGTCCAAGgaaaataattgaaagcaaTTTTCCATATAGAAGATGTCATTGGGCtctccaataatttttttatagttacgaaatttaattattcatatgTCACTCCATGAGCCTAAGAGATCCAATTACTTATTGCAAGATATATCACCGGAAATCgaacaaataaattcaatttgtttaatttattttttaaaataaaaatagaatttagttatttaatttagtgtattctctacattatagttatttttttgtaatttttttgcaacttttatttttaatttattttttaataaaaataaaaagttacaaaaaaaattataaaaaaataactacaatgtagataatacaataaaataactaaaccttatttttattttaaaaaataagttaaataaattaattttttttctatttaagtgaATTGTGGATGACCACAATTTGGctatttagcattactctttacATTATATCCATCATATGAAAAAAAGATTATTGGAATTTACCATTTTGTCATAATTATTACTCATTTTTCTCGTTTTGGGGTTTGAGAAGAAACGGATTTTGATGTCAAATCTAATAACCATTATAGGTTCTACAAGTTTTGAAAGATCACGTTAAGtactcaaaatatcacaagagatacttatattcaattaatttcaTATAGTTGGACAACGTtaatttacatttcataattgataagatgtatgaatatttttattttcattatttgatttttttcagCCCCACCCTTGTAATGGGATATTAGCTCACATAATAGTATTTATCAAGGTCTTAAGATATCCTAAAATTTTActtatattctttttcttttcgtaTATCTATGTATGGAATTCGGATTATAGTCTCCTTTTTCTGCATTTGCAACTATCCACAATGGATAGGGGAGCAGTTGGTATACCGAAAGAGATTGGTTATCTTAATTTATTAACTTGACATTATTTCACAGGTGATATTCCGAAAGAGATTGGTTATCTTAATTATTTAGAGGTATTAGACTTGGGTTCCAACAACTTTAACGGACGATTACCAAGACAACTTTGGAATGTCACGACTCTTCGTGAATTATACATTCGCAACATCTCTTTAATTGGTATGTCATTACTCTTTctgctaattttttttattgaggcATTAACCACCTTTATTGTTATTTCTAATAAGCCAATTGTTAATCATATTTATCGTCACTTTTCTGTCCTATTTTCTGTTCTTTGAACATTGTATATTACTGCTTTGACTCGGTTTACAGTTGAACAAAGGATTAACCTtagcaataaattaaataaatgactttttaattttattttaacaacttataacCAATTCGTAAATATCCCATATGATATAttcactttcatataattaggAAAAGCAATTCACTAACTATTTTTCTAATACTTACGATTTAATTTGCAGTTCATACTATTTGTAACATATTATTACACCCGATTCAAATCGAGTTATCATGATTTGAAACAATTTCACAGGTGGTATTCCGAAAGAGATTGTTTATCTTAATAATTTAGAGACTTTAGACATGAGTGGCAACAATCTTAGTGGACCATTTCCAAGACAAATCTTGAACATCACAAGTCTCCGTAATCTATACCTTGGTGGCGCCTCTTTAAATGGTATGTCTGCACTactctttaagccaaaactttaGTGAAAGAGTTTGGTATATATATCGTACATAACTAACCATGGGAATTATAAAAATACGTGATACACATTTAGTTTTATGCTTAAGTCAAAGTCTATTGCCCATCGTGTATGAGATGAATATTATATTTCCCTTtcaatcgatttttgaaaatcatcaCGTCCAAGGAACATAATTGAGTtcgaggattttttaggacaataacttagattgatttggaaattatgacaataactttcggacttgtaaaaataggacactaatttttttaagagtaaaataggacactaattaataagtgttgcatccgcaggacatttttcgGCCCATTAccggccgagaaatgtcctatttttacgaagcttattaattagtgtcctatttttactctaaaaaaattagtgtcctatttttacaagtccgaaagttattgtcctaatttccaaatcaacataaattattgtcctaaaaaatcatcTGACTCAACATAATTAAAAGCAATTTTCCATATAGAAGATGCCATAGGGCTccccaataatttttttatagttaagaaatttaattattattattattatttgctttTATAAAGTTACAATATTAAAAAGCTAGTGAGTATTTCGATCTAACAACAAAACCGGGCATGCACCTAAATCCAGATTTGATGTAGTATAGTCTCCAAATATAAAAAAGCTAGTGAGTATTTCGACttggaattattttaaattgtaatttaaattaagttatagtattatttttcgtATAATACTATTATCTAAGCtgatttgtgagattatatCGTCTGGAGTTTGTAAAATTTGGtcacaatacacttaacaaaATTCTTTGTTTTCAAGCTTTGCATTGTTTTACagttcaataaatctatgcaaccacattgtggccacccacaatttagtttaataaggaaaatttcaatttgtttaatttattttttaaaataaaaataggatttagttatttaatttattgtattctctacattatagttatttttttgtaattttttttgcaatttttatttttaatttatttttttaataaaaataaaaagtaacaaaaaaattataaaaaaataactacaatgtagagaatacaatttggctatttagcattactctttacAGTTATATCCATCATATGAAAAAAGATGATTAGAATTTACCATTTTGTCATAATTATTACTCATTTTTATCGTTTTGGGGTTTGAGAAGAAACGGATTTTGATGTCAAATCTAATAACCATTATAGTTTCAACAAGTTTTGAAAGATCACGTTAAAtactcaaaatatcacaagagatacttatattcaattaatttcaTATAGTTGGACAACGCtaatttacatttcataattgataagatgtatgaatatttttattttcattatttgaattttttcagCCCCACCCTTGTAATGGGATATTAGCTCACGTAATAGTATTTATCAAGGTCTTGAGATATCCTAAAATTTTAct
This window encodes:
- the LOC131014026 gene encoding LRR receptor-like serine/threonine-protein kinase RGI5, which codes for MNDLVGLIPQSNQFSTFDNDSYMGNLRLCGVPLTRKCNEEKGHWMQPEEDDDDYGFGWRSVVMGYGSGFMAGIGIEFQSKQLQIAPLSAHALEVPKSEGDTWDLIGRLPKDICSHNNLQRLKLLDLSSNKLQGDIPSSLYQCPQLETIDLSFNSFGGYVPAQISNITLLKELDLGVNNLRDFGVNGKATALASNDILQYIFFFAYGWCILYHNTLSGRLPKDICSNNNLQRLKLLNLWANELEGDIPLSLGQCTQLESIDLSSNNFGGNVPREIGNITQLKELRLRWNNLKGAIPKEIVYLNNLEILDMSGNNLSGPFPRQILNITSLRQLYLSSTSLNGMSALLFKPKL